In a single window of the Papaver somniferum cultivar HN1 chromosome 8, ASM357369v1, whole genome shotgun sequence genome:
- the LOC113303268 gene encoding 60S ribosomal protein L13-1 codes for MVKHNNVIPNGHFKKHWQNYVKTWFNQPARKTRRRVARQKKAVKVFPRPTSGPLRPIVHGQTLKYNMKVRAGRGFSLEELKGAGIPKKLAPTIGIAVDHRRRNKSLEGLQTNVQRLKTYKAKLVVFPRRAGKPKNGDSTAEELASATQVTGDFMPITRERPEIELVKVTNEMKSVKAYQKLRLERTNKRHMGKRLKRAAEAEKEEKK; via the exons ATGGTGAAGCATAACAATGTTATCCCCAATGGTCACTTCAAGAAGCATTGGCAAAACTACGTGAAGACATGGTTTAACCAACCTGCTCGCAAAACCAGGAGACGTGTTG CTCGTCAAAAGAAAGCTGTGAAAGTTTTCCCTAGGCCAACATCAGGACCTCTTCGTCCTATTGTTCATGGGCAAACCCTCAAGTACAACATGAAAGTTAGGGCAGGCAGGGGTTTCTCTCTAGAAGAACTTAAG GGTGCTGGAATTCCCAAAAAGCTTGCTCCTACTATTGGTATTGCCGTGGACCACAGGCGTAGAAACAAGTCATTGGAAGGGCTCCAAACCAATGTTCAGCGTCTTAAGACATACAAGGCCAAACTGGTTGTCTTCCCAAGGCGTGCAGGCAAGCCTAAG AACGGCGACTCAACTGCTGAGGAGTTGGCATCAGCTACTCAGGTAACTGGTGACTTCATGCCCATCACCCGTGAGAGGCCAGAAATTGAGCTTGTGAAGGTGACAAACGAGATGAAGTCTGTCAAAGCTTACCAGAAGCTTCGTTTGGAACGTACCAACAAGCGACACATGGGAAAGAGGTTGAAGAGAGCAGCTGAGGCAgagaaggaggagaagaagtag